A region from the Thermanaeromonas toyohensis ToBE genome encodes:
- a CDS encoding bifunctional riboflavin kinase/FAD synthetase, translating to MRYGLQGTDAVKGCCVALGNFDGVHRGHQELIHATVKKAQEKGCPAVVVTFDPHPALVLTPDDPPGLLTTKEQKMELIAGLGVDFLYFLPFDLNLASLTPEAFVRQILWTYFYPSLVVVGFNYTFGRGGRGNPYLLAALGRELGFEVEVIPPVKVRDHLVSSTAIREALAAGDVALAREFLGYWPTLVGYVVSGEGRGRLLGFPTANIAVEPEVRLPAYGVYACRVKLPNGSWQAGIVNIGKRPTFGSNLVPTVEVHLLDFSGYLYGEKLKLELRYFLRPEKSFASSHELIEQIGADIRRARQILKGVTSSFKVT from the coding sequence GTGCGGTACGGTTTACAAGGTACTGACGCCGTAAAGGGATGTTGTGTAGCTTTAGGAAACTTTGATGGTGTCCACCGGGGACACCAGGAGCTTATTCATGCCACAGTTAAGAAGGCCCAGGAGAAAGGGTGCCCTGCGGTAGTTGTCACTTTCGATCCCCACCCAGCTTTAGTGCTTACCCCGGATGATCCACCGGGCTTACTTACCACTAAAGAGCAAAAAATGGAGCTCATAGCTGGGTTAGGGGTTGATTTTCTTTATTTTTTACCCTTTGATTTAAACCTTGCTTCTTTAACTCCAGAGGCTTTCGTGCGACAAATCCTGTGGACTTATTTTTACCCTTCTTTAGTGGTAGTAGGTTTTAACTATACCTTTGGCCGGGGGGGGCGGGGTAATCCTTACTTGCTGGCTGCCCTGGGAAGGGAGCTAGGCTTTGAGGTAGAGGTTATCCCCCCTGTAAAGGTACGTGACCATCTCGTCAGTAGCACTGCCATCCGAGAGGCATTAGCCGCAGGGGATGTAGCCCTAGCCAGGGAATTCCTAGGATACTGGCCTACCCTTGTAGGATATGTAGTTTCAGGTGAGGGACGTGGCCGGCTTTTAGGTTTTCCTACGGCTAATATAGCTGTGGAGCCAGAAGTTAGGCTTCCCGCTTACGGAGTATATGCTTGCCGTGTTAAGCTTCCTAACGGTTCCTGGCAGGCGGGAATAGTAAACATAGGGAAGCGGCCCACCTTCGGTTCTAACCTTGTACCCACGGTGGAGGTTCATCTATTGGATTTTTCTGGTTACCTCTATGGAGAAAAACTCAAGCTTGAATTAAGGTATTTCCTGCGGCCAGAAAAATCCTTCGCCAGCTCCCATGAATTGATCGAGCAAATAGGAGCCGATATAAGGAGGGCTAGGCAAATCTTAAAAGGCGTAACCAGCTCTTTTAAAGTGACGTAA
- the rpsO gene encoding 30S ribosomal protein S15 encodes MALEKEKKQEIIKRFQRHETDTGSPEVQIAILTERINSLTEHLKIHRKDHHSRRGLLKMVGQRRRLLNYLRENDMERYRQLVETLGLRH; translated from the coding sequence ATGGCTTTAGAAAAGGAAAAGAAACAGGAAATTATTAAACGCTTCCAGAGGCACGAAACGGATACGGGGTCGCCAGAAGTTCAGATAGCTATCCTAACGGAACGTATTAATTCTTTAACCGAGCATCTTAAGATACATCGTAAGGACCATCATTCACGTCGAGGCCTTCTTAAAATGGTAGGCCAGCGCCGGCGTTTACTCAATTATCTCCGGGAGAATGATATGGAAAGATACCGCCAGTTAGTGGAGACACTAGGTTTGAGGCATTAA
- a CDS encoding polyribonucleotide nucleotidyltransferase — protein MQPVLRKALTVAGRDLILETGRLARQAGGAVLVQYGGTMVLVTATASPQPREGIDFFPLTVDYEERLYAAGKIPGGFIKREGKPSEKAILSSRLIDRPIRPLFPKSYRNDVHVVATVLSVDQDCPPNVAGIIGASAALTLSDIPFNGPIGAVAVGLINGEPVINPTLKQEEESKLHLVVAGTYEAVMMVEAGADEVPEDLLLEAIMAGHEEIKRIVAFIQEFCQEAKDLGLAREKQEVPVIELYPGIEEATRSLAWSRLEEVIRQGIAERWGKQVREKNLEACKEAIIQEVLATHSEAAVEQPELARQISDIVTQVEKEIVRKLILEEGIRVDGRKLDEIRPISCEVGVLARTHGSALFTRGETQILTVTTLGSVSDEQILDDLGVEESKRYMHHYNFPPYSVGEARPIRAPGRREIGHGALAERALEPMIPSEEEFPYAIRLVSEVLSSNGSTSMGSVCGSTLALMDAGVPIKAPVAGVAMGLVKEGDKVAILTDIQGIEDALGDMDFKVAGTARGVTALQMDIKIPGIDRNILAQALEQARRARLYILEKMLEVLPEPRKELSPYAPRMLTTVVDTDKIRDIIGPGGKVIKKIIEETGVEIDIEDDGRIFIAANDAKAGERALQIIEALTKDIEVGKIYNGRVTRITDFGAFVEIIPGVLGMPGKEGLVHISQLAEGRVSRVEDVVKEGDEILVKAIGFDSQGRVRLSRKEALRSLQSSPAPTRPTYRRPGRERRVR, from the coding sequence ATGCAACCAGTATTGCGTAAAGCGCTTACCGTAGCCGGCCGGGACCTTATTTTAGAAACGGGTCGGCTAGCGAGGCAGGCTGGTGGTGCCGTCCTAGTCCAATACGGAGGCACTATGGTACTGGTTACCGCCACAGCCTCACCTCAACCTCGGGAAGGTATTGACTTCTTTCCACTAACTGTTGATTATGAAGAACGGCTATACGCGGCTGGTAAAATACCAGGGGGCTTTATAAAGAGGGAAGGAAAACCTAGCGAAAAAGCCATCCTTTCCAGCCGTTTGATCGATCGGCCTATCCGTCCCCTTTTTCCCAAAAGTTATCGGAATGATGTGCATGTAGTAGCTACTGTTCTATCAGTAGATCAGGATTGCCCCCCCAATGTAGCTGGGATAATAGGCGCTTCAGCTGCGCTAACCCTTTCTGATATTCCTTTTAATGGACCTATAGGAGCCGTAGCTGTAGGCCTCATCAACGGGGAGCCTGTAATAAACCCCACCCTAAAACAGGAAGAAGAAAGCAAACTTCACTTAGTAGTGGCTGGTACCTATGAGGCGGTTATGATGGTGGAAGCGGGAGCTGATGAGGTACCGGAGGATCTCCTTTTGGAAGCTATAATGGCCGGCCACGAAGAAATCAAGCGTATTGTGGCTTTTATACAGGAGTTTTGCCAGGAAGCTAAAGATTTAGGGTTAGCCCGAGAAAAACAAGAAGTTCCTGTAATAGAGCTATATCCGGGGATTGAGGAGGCTACCCGGTCTCTGGCTTGGAGTAGGTTAGAAGAGGTGATACGCCAGGGAATAGCGGAAAGATGGGGAAAGCAAGTACGGGAAAAAAATCTAGAAGCTTGTAAGGAGGCCATCATCCAAGAGGTCTTGGCCACTCACAGCGAGGCCGCTGTGGAACAACCTGAACTAGCGAGACAAATTAGTGACATTGTGACCCAGGTGGAGAAGGAGATCGTCCGGAAGTTGATATTGGAGGAAGGGATACGGGTAGACGGCCGAAAGCTAGATGAGATCCGTCCCATAAGCTGTGAGGTAGGAGTCCTGGCGCGGACGCATGGTTCGGCGTTATTCACCCGAGGAGAAACCCAGATCCTTACTGTAACTACCTTAGGGTCAGTAAGCGATGAACAGATATTGGATGACCTGGGAGTAGAAGAGTCTAAACGCTATATGCATCACTACAACTTTCCACCTTACTCTGTGGGAGAAGCGCGGCCCATACGAGCTCCTGGCCGACGTGAGATAGGCCATGGCGCCTTAGCCGAGCGTGCCTTAGAGCCTATGATCCCTTCTGAAGAGGAGTTTCCTTACGCTATTAGGCTTGTGTCCGAGGTGTTGAGTTCCAACGGTTCCACTTCCATGGGGAGTGTATGCGGTAGTACCCTAGCTCTTATGGATGCCGGGGTTCCCATTAAGGCTCCGGTGGCCGGTGTGGCTATGGGCCTAGTCAAGGAAGGGGATAAAGTCGCCATCCTAACCGACATCCAGGGGATCGAAGATGCCTTAGGAGATATGGATTTTAAGGTTGCAGGTACAGCCCGAGGAGTAACCGCGTTGCAGATGGATATTAAGATCCCCGGGATCGATCGTAACATCCTGGCTCAGGCCTTGGAACAAGCTCGCCGTGCTCGCCTATATATTTTAGAAAAGATGCTAGAAGTGCTCCCGGAGCCCAGGAAGGAATTGTCTCCTTATGCCCCACGGATGCTCACCACCGTGGTGGACACTGATAAAATACGTGATATCATCGGCCCCGGAGGCAAAGTAATTAAAAAGATTATAGAAGAGACGGGGGTAGAAATAGATATTGAGGATGATGGCCGTATATTTATTGCTGCTAATGATGCGAAAGCCGGGGAAAGGGCCCTTCAAATTATAGAAGCCCTTACCAAGGATATAGAAGTGGGTAAGATTTACAACGGTCGCGTCACCAGGATAACTGACTTTGGTGCTTTCGTAGAGATTATACCAGGTGTCCTAGGGATGCCTGGTAAGGAGGGCCTGGTGCATATTTCCCAACTGGCCGAGGGAAGGGTAAGCCGTGTAGAGGATGTAGTGAAAGAAGGGGACGAAATATTAGTGAAGGCCATAGGGTTTGATTCCCAGGGAAGGGTAAGGCTGTCTCGTAAAGAAGCCCTGCGATCTCTACAGAGCTCTCCTGCGCCCACGCGGCCTACTTATCGACGCCCTGGTCGTGAACGCCGGGTTCGCTAA
- a CDS encoding polysaccharide deacetylase family protein gives MYGLKAKAKGKRVKDLRVLYWRRQRLIFWGLVVLALGLVFGGWLWWAARTVYVTKVVPIYQGDANKKAIALVFNVDWGEEHLPQILELLSQGKVRATFFLTGQWADKFPELVRKVAESGHEVGNHGYGHLHVNNLSREEIRRDIKRAEEVLMGLIGRKPALYTPPYGENKPHVIAAAVELGYKFILWTINPGDYLPGTKPEDIIKTVISHSQNGAIIQLHPTAATTQALPGIINGLKKRGYALVTVSEIL, from the coding sequence ATGTATGGACTTAAGGCAAAAGCTAAAGGGAAGCGGGTGAAAGATTTGCGTGTGCTCTACTGGCGGCGCCAGAGACTGATATTTTGGGGTTTAGTAGTCCTAGCTTTGGGATTGGTGTTTGGCGGTTGGCTATGGTGGGCGGCACGGACGGTTTATGTGACTAAGGTAGTTCCTATATACCAGGGTGATGCAAATAAGAAAGCTATAGCCCTGGTATTTAATGTGGATTGGGGGGAAGAGCATCTTCCCCAAATATTGGAACTTCTTTCCCAAGGGAAGGTACGAGCCACCTTTTTCCTCACAGGGCAGTGGGCAGATAAGTTTCCAGAATTGGTTAGAAAGGTGGCTGAGTCTGGCCATGAGGTGGGGAATCATGGTTACGGCCATCTGCATGTAAATAATTTAAGCCGAGAGGAAATACGCCGGGATATAAAGCGAGCAGAGGAAGTGCTTATGGGTTTGATAGGCCGAAAACCTGCTCTTTATACTCCTCCCTATGGAGAGAATAAACCCCATGTCATAGCTGCAGCAGTAGAGTTAGGGTATAAATTTATCCTCTGGACTATAAATCCAGGGGACTACTTGCCAGGCACTAAACCAGAAGATATTATAAAAACGGTAATATCCCATAGCCAGAACGGGGCTATAATTCAGCTTCATCCGACAGCCGCCACTACCCAGGCTTTACCAGGTATTATTAATGGATTAAAAAAGCGTGGATACGCCCTGGTTACGGTATCCGAGATCTTATAA
- a CDS encoding D-alanyl-D-alanine carboxypeptidase family protein has protein sequence MNFWGKILTVFFLCISFTLVGEAAEAPWVSAPGAILLEASTGQVLYAKNAHQERPPASTTKILTAVLGLELGRLDDYVKVSKYAASTPGASIDLVPGVVLRLEDLIKGALLNSGNDATVAIAEHLAGSEEIFAWLMNRKAVLLGAFQSHFVNPNGLPAEGHYSTAYDLAVITRYALTIPLFRQMVKTRQAKIMTSDGPRYLYNTNRLLESYKGADGVKTGTTNAAGQCLVASATREGRQLIAVVLRSEDRYEDARVLLDYGFSNFYLEKVPGGQRVAMIYVPCGQKKEIGVVTAQEVAWAVPTEKMDQLEKRVILFPQVKAPVQKGQVLGRIVLLYQGKEVSSADLVAEEGVPAERGLIPFWKW, from the coding sequence ATGAATTTCTGGGGGAAGATTTTAACCGTCTTTTTTTTGTGTATAAGTTTTACCTTAGTAGGAGAGGCAGCAGAAGCACCTTGGGTTAGTGCTCCGGGAGCTATTCTTTTAGAAGCTAGTACAGGTCAAGTCCTTTATGCTAAGAATGCTCACCAGGAGCGCCCCCCAGCCAGCACCACCAAGATATTGACAGCTGTTTTGGGCTTGGAATTGGGGCGCCTGGATGACTATGTTAAAGTGAGTAAATATGCAGCTAGTACTCCAGGAGCTAGTATTGATCTAGTACCAGGGGTGGTACTACGTCTGGAAGATCTTATTAAAGGGGCCCTGTTAAATTCTGGCAATGATGCGACAGTAGCTATAGCCGAACATCTGGCGGGTTCAGAAGAAATCTTCGCCTGGCTTATGAACCGAAAGGCTGTTTTACTCGGAGCCTTCCAGAGCCATTTCGTAAATCCCAACGGCCTGCCTGCCGAAGGCCACTATAGTACAGCTTACGATTTAGCGGTTATTACTCGCTATGCCCTAACCATTCCCCTCTTCCGCCAAATGGTAAAGACCCGCCAGGCTAAGATTATGACTTCTGATGGGCCCCGCTATCTATACAATACCAATCGCCTTCTGGAGAGTTATAAAGGAGCTGATGGTGTAAAGACAGGTACTACCAATGCAGCAGGGCAATGCTTGGTGGCCTCAGCTACAAGGGAGGGTCGGCAGCTCATAGCCGTGGTCTTGAGGAGCGAGGATAGATATGAAGATGCTAGGGTTTTATTGGATTACGGATTTAGTAATTTTTACTTGGAGAAGGTACCAGGTGGACAAAGGGTTGCCATGATTTACGTACCTTGTGGCCAGAAAAAGGAAATAGGGGTTGTAACTGCCCAGGAGGTAGCCTGGGCGGTTCCCACGGAAAAGATGGATCAATTGGAAAAGCGGGTGATTCTTTTCCCCCAAGTAAAAGCACCGGTCCAGAAGGGACAAGTTCTAGGTCGGATTGTCCTCTTATATCAGGGGAAGGAAGTTTCTTCCGCTGACTTGGTGGCTGAAGAGGGGGTGCCCGCAGAGAGAGGATTAATTCCCTTCTGGAAGTGGTGA
- a CDS encoding M16 family metallopeptidase — protein MYRKITLDNGIRVVSEEIPFVHSVALGVWVRAGSRNETEENHGVSHFIEHLLFKGTEKRSAREIAEALESVGGVLNAFTTKEYTCFYTRVLAEHLDLAIDVLSDMLFNPRFNLEDIEKEKKVILEEIKMYEDSPDELVHDLFAQTVWPGHPLGRAILGTFQSIEGLNRERICNYYHEHYNARNIVLAAAGNFKTQELEEKLAKAFGQRELPGEPAVYYPPHDRPGISINIKDTEQVQICLGTPGLAQDDEDIYALQALNNILGGGISSRLFQLIREDNALAYSVYSYHAGYVDSGLFTVYAGTSPSNFRQVVELILKQLAILKNEGVTEKELKRTKDQIRGNLLLNQENVSHRMSRLGKTELSFGRVITTEEVIENLTKVTVEDVQRVAKNLFSAQSLSLTTLGPPLEELDLKMLARQVGL, from the coding sequence ATGTATCGAAAAATAACTTTAGACAATGGCATAAGGGTGGTAAGTGAAGAGATCCCTTTTGTTCATTCTGTAGCCTTAGGAGTTTGGGTACGGGCGGGTTCGCGAAATGAGACCGAGGAAAATCACGGGGTTTCCCACTTTATAGAGCATCTGCTTTTTAAAGGAACTGAAAAAAGGAGCGCTAGGGAAATTGCCGAGGCCCTAGAATCCGTTGGCGGAGTGCTTAATGCCTTTACTACCAAAGAATACACCTGTTTTTATACCCGAGTGCTAGCAGAACATCTGGACTTAGCCATCGATGTCTTAAGCGATATGCTTTTTAATCCCCGCTTCAACTTAGAGGACATTGAAAAAGAAAAGAAGGTTATCCTAGAGGAAATAAAAATGTATGAGGATTCTCCAGATGAATTAGTTCACGACTTGTTTGCCCAAACTGTCTGGCCCGGTCATCCCTTAGGAAGGGCCATCTTAGGCACCTTCCAATCCATAGAAGGGCTGAATAGAGAACGCATTTGTAATTATTATCATGAGCATTATAATGCCCGCAACATCGTCCTAGCTGCAGCCGGCAATTTTAAGACCCAGGAGCTGGAAGAGAAACTGGCCAAGGCTTTTGGACAGCGGGAACTCCCCGGGGAGCCGGCTGTTTATTATCCACCCCATGACAGACCCGGGATAAGTATAAATATTAAAGATACCGAGCAAGTTCAGATCTGCCTGGGTACCCCTGGCCTTGCCCAAGATGATGAAGATATTTATGCTTTGCAGGCTTTAAACAATATTTTGGGCGGGGGTATAAGTTCACGTTTATTCCAGCTTATACGCGAGGATAATGCCCTAGCTTATTCGGTTTATTCTTATCATGCAGGGTATGTTGATAGTGGGCTGTTTACTGTATATGCTGGTACTAGCCCTTCTAACTTTCGGCAAGTAGTGGAACTTATTTTAAAGCAACTTGCTATCTTAAAAAACGAGGGAGTTACGGAGAAGGAGCTTAAGCGCACTAAGGACCAGATTCGTGGCAACTTGCTCCTTAATCAAGAGAACGTAAGCCATCGGATGAGCCGCTTGGGAAAAACTGAGCTTTCCTTTGGAAGGGTAATCACAACAGAAGAGGTGATAGAAAATCTCACTAAAGTAACAGTGGAAGATGTACAAAGGGTAGCCAAGAACTTGTTTTCTGCCCAAAGCCTGTCCTTGACCACTTTAGGACCGCCCCTGGAGGAATTAGATCTTAAGATGCTAGCTAGGCAAGTAGGATTATAA
- a CDS encoding dUTPase, whose product MDRLQHIFELQAKLDAEIEKNHQLPEQDLSTWVQKETMAIIVELAELLEEVNFKWWKIPHPLNREALKEELADILHFFVSMCLKIGVSAEELYQTYVAKNAENFRRQRGLSSRKGYVRLEGEAK is encoded by the coding sequence GTGGACCGCCTCCAACATATTTTCGAACTTCAAGCAAAGCTAGATGCTGAGATTGAAAAGAACCATCAGCTTCCCGAACAGGACTTGTCTACTTGGGTACAAAAGGAAACTATGGCTATAATAGTAGAGTTAGCCGAACTTCTTGAAGAGGTTAATTTCAAATGGTGGAAGATCCCGCATCCCTTAAACCGGGAGGCTCTCAAGGAAGAGCTAGCGGATATTTTACACTTCTTTGTTAGCATGTGCCTAAAAATTGGGGTAAGCGCTGAGGAGTTATACCAGACTTATGTAGCCAAAAATGCAGAAAATTTCCGAAGGCAAAGGGGGCTATCTTCGCGAAAAGGTTATGTCCGGCTGGAGGGAGAAGCCAAGTGA
- a CDS encoding aspartyl-phosphate phosphatase Spo0E family protein, whose protein sequence is MNKANILAQEIEKLRRQLEDVLSRGSRVDSQEVANLSRQIDAMVVEYTRLQRKYSK, encoded by the coding sequence GTGAATAAGGCTAATATCCTAGCCCAAGAGATAGAAAAGTTACGCCGTCAGCTAGAGGATGTTTTAAGCCGAGGGAGCCGTGTAGATAGCCAGGAAGTAGCTAATTTAAGCCGGCAAATAGATGCCATGGTAGTGGAATACACTAGGCTCCAAAGGAAATATTCCAAGTAA
- a CDS encoding YlmC/YmxH family sporulation protein, translated as MRLMELKGKEIINIYDGSRLGTLGEGDLIINVETGEIEALVLPGSRGLLSIWGRRQELVIPWEAVHKVGSEVITIDLGPP; from the coding sequence ATGCGCCTTATGGAGTTGAAGGGGAAAGAAATTATTAACATATATGATGGTTCCCGGCTGGGGACCTTAGGAGAAGGTGATCTTATAATTAATGTAGAAACAGGCGAAATAGAGGCCCTGGTTTTGCCGGGCTCTAGAGGCCTCCTATCCATATGGGGAAGAAGGCAAGAACTGGTGATACCTTGGGAGGCCGTGCATAAAGTAGGGAGCGAAGTGATCACTATAGATTTGGGACCACCTTGA
- the dapB gene encoding 4-hydroxy-tetrahydrodipicolinate reductase, whose translation MKKRGGTNLTEKIKVVITGAAGKMGREMTKGLLKSPKTEVVGAVDLVQVGTDIGVLNGFPPVGVTISKDLAGVLDRTRPQVLVDFTVASAALENAKQAVLRGVCPVIGTTGLAGGDLEELHILCEERGIGAVVAPNFSLGAVLMMHFARQAARYFPHVEIIEIHHEQKLDAPSGTALKTAELMAEVRAELESTFAKDTRPDHGQGKKEEKIKGVRGGEYQGFPIHSLRLPGAIAHQEVIFGGQGQLLTIRHDTTSREAFLPGLLLAIEKVLKLRGVVYGLDKLLEL comes from the coding sequence ATGAAGAAGAGAGGTGGAACAAATTTGACAGAAAAGATTAAGGTTGTAATTACTGGTGCGGCTGGGAAGATGGGGCGAGAAATGACTAAAGGGTTGCTAAAGTCCCCTAAGACAGAGGTGGTAGGAGCTGTTGATCTGGTCCAGGTGGGTACTGATATAGGTGTCCTGAATGGTTTTCCCCCCGTAGGAGTTACTATAAGTAAAGATTTAGCAGGAGTTTTAGACCGGACTAGACCACAGGTCCTCGTTGATTTTACTGTGGCATCGGCAGCTTTAGAAAACGCTAAGCAGGCGGTCCTCCGTGGTGTATGCCCGGTAATTGGGACTACTGGCCTAGCCGGGGGGGATTTAGAGGAGTTACATATCCTATGTGAAGAAAGAGGTATCGGTGCAGTAGTAGCTCCTAATTTTTCCCTTGGCGCTGTATTAATGATGCATTTTGCACGTCAGGCGGCGCGCTATTTTCCCCATGTAGAAATAATTGAAATACACCATGAACAGAAGTTGGATGCCCCTTCAGGGACAGCTCTAAAAACTGCTGAACTTATGGCGGAGGTGAGGGCCGAGCTCGAATCTACCTTCGCTAAAGATACAAGGCCGGATCACGGGCAAGGGAAAAAAGAAGAAAAAATTAAGGGGGTACGAGGGGGTGAATACCAGGGCTTTCCCATCCATAGCCTTAGGTTACCGGGGGCGATAGCCCACCAGGAAGTCATTTTTGGGGGACAGGGCCAGCTGTTAACCATCCGACATGATACCACTAGCCGGGAGGCTTTCCTCCCTGGTCTGTTACTAGCTATCGAGAAGGTCTTAAAGTTAAGGGGGGTGGTCTATGGCTTAGACAAACTTCTGGAGCTGTAA
- the dpsA gene encoding dipicolinate synthase subunit DpsA produces MDQKLAGVRVGLIGGDARELVLIRELVRLGAEVKVAGFPPSPETHGCILTKDPAEVVRGTHVLILPVPGADTQGNIHAVLTGQTFHLEEKWVKEVAAGTPVLVGVARPILKQVATRYGWRLIETAEMDEMAILNSVPTAEGAIMLAMQEMPITLHGSQAFVLGLGRTGLTLAYMLAGIGARVTVVDRGAADRARAMALGWRAISFEELAHYISQAQVIFNTVPALVLTATVLSHTSPECLIIDLAAAPGGTDFVAAQKLGRKAMLAPGLPGKVAPRTAGEILARLYPRLILESLERP; encoded by the coding sequence GTGGACCAAAAGCTGGCGGGGGTCCGGGTAGGACTTATCGGTGGGGATGCCCGGGAGCTAGTGCTCATCAGGGAGCTAGTCCGCTTAGGTGCGGAAGTCAAGGTAGCGGGTTTCCCGCCATCCCCAGAGACGCACGGCTGTATTTTGACTAAGGATCCTGCTGAGGTTGTCCGGGGAACGCACGTTCTTATACTTCCTGTACCAGGGGCTGATACCCAAGGGAATATACACGCTGTTTTAACGGGCCAGACCTTCCATTTAGAAGAGAAATGGGTGAAGGAGGTGGCCGCCGGTACCCCGGTATTGGTGGGAGTAGCCCGGCCAATCCTTAAGCAAGTGGCCACACGATACGGCTGGCGGTTAATAGAAACAGCCGAAATGGACGAAATGGCCATTTTGAACTCAGTTCCTACGGCCGAGGGCGCTATTATGCTGGCTATGCAGGAGATGCCTATTACCTTACATGGGAGCCAGGCCTTTGTCCTCGGTTTAGGGCGTACCGGTTTGACCCTAGCTTATATGTTAGCCGGGATAGGGGCCAGGGTAACGGTGGTAGACCGGGGGGCGGCCGACCGGGCTCGAGCTATGGCCCTGGGCTGGCGAGCCATTTCGTTTGAAGAGCTAGCTCATTATATAAGCCAGGCTCAGGTCATTTTCAATACAGTGCCCGCCTTAGTCCTTACAGCTACAGTTTTAAGCCATACCTCACCGGAATGCTTAATTATAGATCTCGCTGCTGCACCTGGTGGTACTGACTTCGTAGCAGCACAGAAACTAGGCAGGAAAGCCATGCTAGCCCCGGGACTACCAGGTAAAGTAGCCCCTAGAACAGCCGGTGAAATCCTTGCCCGCTTATATCCCCGCCTGATATTGGAGAGCCTGGAACGACCGTAA
- a CDS encoding dipicolinate synthase subunit B → MRLKDKKIGFAVTGSHCTISKVLPQIKKLMDEGAEVYPILSPAVKDTDTRFGPGASWQAQLETLTGHQAITTIVEAEPIGPQKLLDALIIAPCSGNTLAKLANGITDTPVLMAAKAVLRNQRPVIIAISTNDGLGANAKNLGLLLNAKNIYLVPFGQDDPYNKANSLIADMNLILETTLAALGGRQLQPVLLGPGGGSG, encoded by the coding sequence ATGAGGCTTAAAGATAAAAAGATAGGGTTTGCTGTGACAGGCTCCCATTGTACTATATCTAAGGTTTTGCCCCAGATTAAAAAACTTATGGATGAGGGGGCTGAAGTTTATCCCATTCTCTCACCGGCGGTTAAGGACACCGATACACGTTTCGGCCCTGGAGCTTCTTGGCAGGCCCAGTTAGAAACCCTCACCGGTCACCAAGCGATAACTACCATCGTGGAGGCCGAACCCATCGGTCCCCAGAAGCTTTTAGATGCCCTAATTATTGCACCTTGTAGCGGGAACACCTTGGCTAAATTGGCCAACGGGATAACTGATACGCCGGTTCTTATGGCTGCTAAAGCTGTGTTACGTAACCAGCGGCCTGTAATCATTGCCATCTCTACCAATGACGGCTTAGGAGCGAATGCTAAAAACTTAGGATTACTTTTAAACGCTAAAAATATATATTTGGTTCCCTTCGGGCAGGATGACCCTTATAACAAAGCTAATTCTTTAATAGCTGATATGAATCTTATTTTAGAGACCACCTTAGCTGCCCTGGGTGGGAGGCAACTCCAGCCAGTTCTTCTGGGCCCGGGGGGAGGTAGTGGATAG